GCACGCTGTGGCTGTTGGATCCGGCGCGCGACGAGCTCTTCTCGCGCGCGGCGCACCTGCCCGAGGTGTCTCAAATCCGGGTGAAGCGGGGCCAGGGCGTGGCGGGCTCGGTGGCCCAGCACGGCGAGCCCGTCAACATGCCGACCCCTCGGGGAGAGAGCCGCTTCTTCGCGGACATCGATCGGCTGACGGGCTACCGCACCACGACGAACCTCGCGGTGCCGCTGCGCGACGCGGGAGGCACGCTCTATGGCGTGTTGCAGGTGCTCAACCGCCGCGGCGGCGAGCGCTTCACGGAGGACGACGTGCAGCGGCTCCAGGCCATCGCCACCCAGGTGAGCCAGGCGCTGCAGCGCACCAGCCTGTACCAGGAGCTGCAACGGGCCAAGGAGCAGCCCCAGGCGCCGGTGGGCTACTTCTTCAACCGCATCATCGGCGAGTCCGAGCCGCTCAAGGTCATCTACCGGCTCATCCAGAAGGCGGCGCCCACGGACGCCACCGTGCTGCTGCGGGGCGAGAGCGGGTGTGGCAAGGAGCTGTTCGCCCGCGCGGTGCACGTGAACGGGCCGAGGCGGGACAAGCCCTTCGTGAAGGTGGACTGCGCGGCGCTGCCCGCCACGCTCATCGAGAACGAGCTGTTCGGCCACGAGAAGGGCGCCTTCACGGGGGCGGACCACCGGGTGCCGGGCAAGTTCGAGGCGGCCGAGGGCGGCACGGTGTTCATCGACGAGATCGGTGAGCTGCCCCTGCCGGTGCAGGGCAAGCTGTTGCGGGTGTTGCAGGATCGCGAGTTCGAGCGCGTGGGTGGCACCCAGACGTTGAAGATGGACGTGCGCATCGTCGCGGCGACCAACCGCGACCTGGCACGCATGGTGGCCGAGGGGAAGTTCCGCGAGGACCTGTACTACCGCATCAAGGTGGTGGAGCTGGTGTTGCCGCCGCTGCGCGAGCGAGGCGGAGAGGACATCGAGCGGCTGACGCGGCACTTCATCGCGTCGGCGGCGCGGCGCCACCGGCTGCCCCAGCCGAGGCTGAACGCCCTGGCGCTCGAGCGGCTCAAGCGCTACCGCTGGCCGGGCAACGTGCGCGAGCTGGAGAACTGCATCGAGAGCGCGGTGGTGCTCAGCGAGGGGGAGATCCTCGAGGAGCACCTGCCCCTGCCCAAGGTGGTGGACGCCGCGTCCTCCCCACTGGCCACCGAGCCGCGAGCGGCGGAGGGGGCTCTCGGAGACGTGTTGCCGCTGGCCGAGGTGGAGAAGCGGCACATCCTGCGCGTGCTGGAGCTGGTGAAGGGCAACCGGACGGCGGCCGCCAAGGCGCTGCGGATCGGCCGCAATACGCTGGGCCGCAAGCTCAAGGAATACGGGCTGTCCGACGAGGGCTGATCAACTACACGGTCAGACCATCAGCGTGGGCAGCCGCTACACGGCGCACTGTCCGAGCGGAACGCTCTCGTCCGCGAGGCGCTGGGCATCCACGGGGGTCCGGCTCGAGACCATCTTCCGGGCCGCCATGAAGTCCGCGGGCCGGCCAATGACATCCGCGGCGAGGATGCGGCCGTCCTTGAGGTAGAAGGCCGAGAAGGTCCGGTTCTCGACCGAGCCACGCGTGACGCACCGCTCGTAGCCCGTGGACAGCCCCACCATCTGGAGTTTCAAGTCGTACTGCTCCGACCAGAACCAGGGCGTGGCGGTGGACGGCTCCTGCTTGCCCATGAGCGTGGCGGCCGCGACACGCGCGTGCTCGAGCGCGTTGGGCACGGACTCGAGGCGCACCCGGGTGCCCGTGTAGGAGCTGGGCTGGTTCGCGCAGTCACCGATGGCGAGGATGGAGGGATCGCTCGTGCGGGCGTACTCGTCCACGACGATGCCGTTGTCCACGGCGAGCCCCGCCTGGGCGGCCAGCTCCGTGTTGGGGACGAGGCCGATCCCCACCAGGACGAGATCCGCCTCGATCGCTTCTTCCCCTCCCCCGTGGGAGATCTTCGCCCGGCGTACCCGGCGCTGGGACTCATCGAGCTCGAAGCCCTGGACGCCCGCGAGCTGCCGGAAGTCGACACCGTGTCCGCGATGAATGGCCTCGATGAAGGAGGAGACCTCCGGTCCGGTGACGCGGGCGAGAATGCGGGGGGCGGCCTCCACCACCGTCACGCGCAGCCCGAGCTGGGTGGCGGCCGCCGCGACCTCGAGGCCCACGTAGCCTCCGCCGATGATCACCAGGTGGCGTCCGGACACGAACTGGCCGTGCATCGCCTCCACGTCCGCGATGGAGCGCAGGGAGAACACGTTCTCGAGCCGCGAGGTGTCCACGCCCGGAAACGACAGCAGGCGCGCCCGGCCGCCCGTGGCGAGCACCAGCTTGTCGTAGCGCAGCCGGCTGCCCTCCGAGAGAAGGACCTCGTGCGCGTCACGCTCGATGCGCTCCACGCGCGTGCCGAGCTTGAGCTCGATGGAGAAGCGCTCGTAGGTCGCCTGGGGTTTGAGGTGGAGATCGTTCCGGCCCATCTTCCCGAGCAGGAAGCCCTTGGACAGCGGAGGCCGCTGGTAGGGCAGGTGCGCCTCGTCCCCCACGAGGACGATCCGGCCTTCACTGCCCTGCTGCCGCAGGCGCGTCGCCAGCTCGCCCCCGGCCTGTCCAGCTCCCACGATGACCACCGTCTCGCCGCTCTTCATCGGTTGCACTCCTCGCGGACCAGGCCGCTGCGTTGGCGACCGGATGATGTCGCATCGCGGAGCGTGGAGCACAACCGACAATGCCCGAGGGGGCGCCGCTCAGCCCGCGAGCACCCAGGCGGCGGCCACGGTGAGTCCCCCCGCCGCCACGAACAGCGTCCAGGCCCGGCGCGCCAGGTGCGTCCCGGTGCCCTCGGCCGCGTCGCCGAGGATCACCATCGCGGGCCCGCCCTGCCGGCCGCGCAGCTCATACCCGCCCGCCACCGGACCGGGCCGCAGCTCCCCCACCACCAGACACTCCTCGCCGAGCTTGCCCACCCGCTCGTACGACAGCGCCTCCTCGGGGGGCGCCCCTTCCACGGGCGCGTCCAGTCCCGGCCCCACCTCGGCGGGCCGTCCCACCAGGCAGGGCCGCACGCGCAGCGGTGCCAGCACGAGGCCCGGCGAGAAGCTCAACGCCGCCTCCGTCTTCTCCCCGCGCATGCGCACCACCGGCGCGGACGCCCGCTCCACCGACAACAGCGAGCCCTTGCCACCCCCGGGCGTCACGCCGCGCACTTCCGCCTCGTAGAAGGCGCACACCACGCCGCCCGGCGACGTCACCTGATCGCTCGCCGCGAGCCGGCCCCGGTACACGCCCCAGCCCGGCGTCTGGCCCTGGCGCAAGGCCTCCACGCCCTCGTCGAGGCTCCGGGGCGCCTCGGCCCGCAGCGCGTCCGCGCGCACGCGAATCCGCGAGCCCACCACCGCCAGCCCCGCCGCGACCATGAGCAGTCCGACGCCCAGTGCCTGGCGGAAGACGGCGGGAGACACCCACATGAGCGGGCCCGCGCCGTAGCTCAGCGACAGGAGCGCGAAGCACCCCGCCAGCAACGCCAACCAGGCCAGCGGCGCGCGAGGCAACGAGGCCCTCACGTCTCCGCGACTCCAGGAAACCGCCGCCACCATCAGCGCGCCCAGTCCCGCCGCGCAAAACGGGGCCAATGCCCACCGCAAGTCCATGGCTCCCCTGCCCCCAATCCACCCCGGCCCACCGTCCCGCACGGGCCTCGACCTCGCCAAAGGTGCGGACGCGGCGGAGCGCCGACAAGGGTGCCCGGGTGGCCGATCCTCCTTGTCGGGGGGCCACCGTCCGCCACGGGCGCGTTACTCCTGCGGGGTTTCCGCCAGCGAACGATCCGTCTCCTTCCGGGCCTGGAGGCCGCGGACCACCAGGTCGTCGAAGGTGCAGACCAGGTTGCGGCACCCCAGCGCCACCTTCGCCGAGCGCCCCTGGAGTCCCTCCAGGTACTTGTGCGCGAAGGGCGCACTCTCGCCGTTGAGGTAGGCGGACACCTCCACGCCGTCCTTCTTGCGCTTGAGCTGGAGCTTCACGCGGAAGGCGCCCTGGGGAACGGGGGTCTCGTCCTGCACCAGGTCCTCCACTTCCTGCGCGCTGTTGCCCACCACGTCGCGGCCCTCGGGTGTGGTGTAGCGCCAGCTCAGGCGCATGCCCGTGCCGGGAATGGCGTAGACGGACACCTGCAAGCCGGTGACGCGGAAGGACAGCTCGGCGAAGTGCTGGGCATCCGCCTCCTCGGGGTAGCCGCGGCCGAGCGCGCTCGCGCTCATGAGCACCTCGGCGGAGAAGTCGTCGCTGGAGAAGTAGCGGTGGGCCAGGTAGGCGCGGGGGATGAGCTGCCCGCCCCCGGCGTCATTGCCGCCCTGGATGGCATGGAGCTGCCCGTTCTCCAGCGTCCACGTCCCCGCGTGGGCGTTCACGTTCTCCTCGCCCCCGACGAAGTCCACGCCCAGGCGCACCCGGCCGTCGGCCAGCTCCTCCTGCATCGAGCTGACGAAGAGATCGCCATGGGTGTTGGCGGGCCAGGGCTTGGGGCTGGGCACCACGCGCAAGAGCCGCCCGAGCACCACCTGCTTGCCCTCGCCCCACGGCAGGCCCACGGGCGTGTCCGACAGCCCCCTCACGCCGTAGGCGAGGACGGCCAACGCGCCCGTCACCGAGAGCACCGCGCGCACCCGCCGCCAACCCGAGCGCAGCCGGCTGCGCTCCGGGCCGAGCGGCTCGAGGGCGGGCCCCGTGGACGAGACGTTGCTGACGAGCGTCTCGAGCATCCGGCACACCTCGGAGGCCCGCGCGGGGCGCGCCTCGGGCTCGGTCTCCAAGAGCCGCTCCACCACCGCGTCCACGCGCTTGTCCAACCCGGGCACGCGCTCGGACGGCAGGCGGAAGCGCCCCACTGGCACCTCGCCGGTGAGCATCTCGTAGAGCATCACGCCCAGCGAGAACAGGTCCGCGCGCCCATCCACGTTCTTGGCGTCGCGCCGCTGCTCGGGCGCCATGTAGTTGAGCGTCCCCATGGCCACGGACGTGGCCGTCAGCCGCTCCGTCGAGTCCGGCCGGCGGATGCCCGCCAGCCCGAAGTCCGCCACCTTCACGTGCCCGCGCCCATCCACCAGGATGTTCTCCGGCTTCAGGTCGCGGTGGATGATGTCCTTTTCCTGGGCGCACTCCAGGGCGCGCGCCACCTGGAGCGCCACGCGCAGCGCCTCGGGCGGGGACAGCTCGCGCATCACGTCGCGCAGCGAGCGCCCCTCCACGTACTCCATGACGAAGTAGTAGTGCTCGCCCGCCACGCCCCGGTCGATGATCTGCACGATGTGGGGATGGCTGAGGGTGGCGAGCGCGGTGGCTTCCTTGTCGAAGCGCTGGACGAACTCGGGATCCTTGGCGAGCCGCGGCGGCAGCACCTTCACCGCCACGCGGCGGCCCAGCGACATCTGCCGCGCGAGCCACACCTCGCCCATGCCGCCGCGGCCCAGCACGCGCAAGAGCTCGTAGCCGGGAACCACCAGCTGGCCGCCCACGAAGGTGCTCTCCAGGAGGCCTTCCTCGGCTCCGGTCAAAGGGGCCGCCGCACGCGAGGCGCGCACGGGGAAGCGGGTGCCACAGGCACACGACACCTCCGCTCCCACCTGGAAGGAGCCCACCTCATGCGTCCGCGCGCAGTTCGGACAGTCCTGGGTCGTCATCAGTCGTGGTGGGTGTTGGTGATCTCCAGGCCGAGCACCCGGTAGGGCTGGACGCCCTTCTCCTTGCCCTTGACCTGGGTGACGGGCAGCGGCTCCACGTCGAAGCCGGAGCCGGCCTTCTTCACCGTGCTGTCGTTGGCCACGACGTCGCCGCCGCGCGCGAGCCCACACAGGCGCGAGGCGGTGTTCACCGTGTCGCCGATGGCGGTGAACTCATGGCGCTCGTTGCTGCCCATGTAGCCCACGACGGCCTGGCCCGTGTTGACGCCGATGCCCACCTCGATGGGCCGCTTGCCCGCGGCGACGCGCGTGCCGTTGAGCACGTCCACCGCGTCCTGCATCTCCAGCGCCGCGCGCAGCGCCCGCGCCGCGTCGTCCGGGTGGCTGGAGGGCGGGCCCCAGACGGCCATGACACAGTCGCCGATGAACTTGTCCAGGTTGCCCTCGTGGCGGAACACCACGCCGGCCATGAGGGTGAAGAACTCGTTGAGCATGCTCACCACCTCCTGCGGAGACTCGTTCTCCGACAGGGTGGTGAAGCCGCGGATGTCCGCGAACAGGCAGGTGACTTCCGCCAGCCGGCTCTGGCGCAGGTCCTCCGTCTCGCCGCGGATCACCGCCTCGGCCACCGCGCGCGACAGGAAGCGGCTGAGCTCGGCGCGGGTGATGGCCTCGTTCTGCACCTGCGCCGCCAGGGCCGCGTTCTCCAGGGCGATGCCCGCCTGGGCGGAGATGCCCGAGAGGATGGTGAGATCCTTCTCCGAGAAGGCGTTGGTCTGCTGGCGCGAGTCGAGGAAGAGCACCGCCTCCAGCTTGCCCTTGGACAACAGCGGCACCGCCATGGCCGAGCGGATGCCCTGCGCCACGATGCTCTCCGAGGAGGAGAAGCGCTCGTCGATGATGGCGTCCGCGGTGAGCACCGCCTTGTGCGTCTCGGCGACCTTCTGCAGCACCGTGTCGGACACCATGACGTTGTCCGGCCGGCCGTGGCGGTGCTTGACGGCCACCGGCACGGTGAACTGGCCGTCCGGGCCCGCCTTGAGGATGACGCCGTGATCGGCCGCCAGGAGCTGGAAGGACACCGAGAGGATCTGCTCGAAGAGGTCCGCCTGCTTGCCCTGCTGGCTCACCTGGCGATGGAACTCGTAGGCGGTGCGCAGCTTCTCGTACTCGCGCTTGAGCGTGGCGAGCTCCTGGATCTGCTCGGCGGGCCGGAAGTTCTGCGGCGGCCCCTGCTGATCCATCTGCGCGAGGAAGGCGGGCACCGAGTGCGACTGCGCCACCACCGTCACCCGGGGCGAGCGCGACGAGGTGCCACCCAGACCGGAGGACAGGGGGGCGGCCACGCCCGGGGACTCGCCGGAGTAGAAGGTGAGCTTGGTGGCGCCCACGCTGATCTCGTCCCCGTCGCGCAGCTTCAGCTCCGAGACGCGCTTGCCGTTGACGAAGGTGCCGTTGGAGGAGCCCAGGTCGCGCAGGACGTACTCGCGGCCCACGCGCTCGATGGTGGCGTGCTCCTTGGAGACCTCGCGGTCCACCAGTCGCAGCGTGTTGGAGGGGTGCCGGCCCAGCGTCGTGAGCTGGCCGAGCGAGAACTCCCCGGTCGTCCCGTCCGGAAACCGCCCCTTGAGATGCGGCCCCCGCGGACCCGCGGTCTTCGAGGATGGAGGGGAACCTTGACTCACGCGCGCCACCTCGACGCTCCGGATTCCGACGTCACCCCCCGGACACTACCAGACCTCCCGGAGCACCGGAACGACTACGAACGCCTGTCTGGTGGGCCAGCTCAGAGGAAACTTTCCTGAGTTCCCGGGCTCTGGGGGCCGGAGTGGGCCCGGGAGCCCAGGGGGAAGGGGTTCTTGATGGCCAGGCCCACCGCGGGATAGACGATGGCGCCCCCGAGGTCGCGCTCCCGGCCGAAGAGGACGGGGCGGCAGGAGCTGTAGCCGGCGGTGAGCTCGGCGAAGAGGTGCACGTAGCGGAAGCCCAGGGCGAAGCCCACGCTGGCGCCCACGAAGTGGCTGGACACCTGGGCGGGCAGCCGCACGTCGAAGCCCGACACGTCCTGGCCCGAGTTCGAATAGTCCACCAGCCGCGAGTCCAGCGAGGTGCTGCTGTAGATGTACTTGGGCGCGCCGTACAGCTTGAAGATGTCCCCCAGGTCCAGGCTCAGGTAGATGGGCACCTCGAGGTCCCACCGGGAGAACTCGTCGATCCGGACGATCTCCAGGGCATCCAGCACGGGGCTCTTGAAGAGGTGGCGGGAGAGGCCCACGCCGAGCGCCAGATCATAGGACTTGCGCTGGTAGTCCGGCAGCGAGTCGTCCTCGGGATCCCCCCCGTGCGCGAGCCGCACCTTGCCGTCGAAGCGCAGGGAGGTGGAGCTCAGGCGCAGGCCCACGTCCAGGGCATGGGACTCGAGCAGGCCGGCGCGCACCATCAACTCGTTGGAGGTGCCCGGAGGAGCCACCGCGAGCGCCAGACCCACGCCCAGCAACCGCTGGGCTTCCTCCTCCGGCAGTTGATAGGGCTCGCCGGCCTGGACGGCCCGCTTGATGGCCTGACCCTGGGCGATGCCCTGTTCGATGAGGGAGCCGAGCTGGCCCACCGGTGCGAAGGCGCCCATCGCGCCAGACACCTGGAACTGGCCCCGGGCGAGGGGTTTGGCCGTCTGCATCGTGGAGAGCGTGGAGGCACAACCGGTGGCCGTCAGCAGGGCGAGCAGGAGGAGTGGAAGTCTCATGAGGGGGAGCCGAGATTACGCCGCCGCCTGTCCGATTGTCAGGCCCGCCCCCCTTCACTCCTTCCACTCAGGGCACTCCGGCTGTTAAGGGAGCCCGGTGCGAATCAAGCAGAAACCCGAGGATTTCTCCGTCAAGGAGTCCTACCGCTTCGACGAAGTGGCCAGCGGTCGCTACCGCGTCTACCTCATGGACAAGCAGAAGCTGTCCACCTTCGACGCGGCCAACCGCCTGCGCGAGGCCTTCGGCCTCAAGCCCGGCTCCATCTCCTACTGCGGCCTGAAGGACAAGCAGGGCCGCACCGAGCAGCTCATCGCCGTGGACGGCGCCGACGTGGACATGCAGGAGCCCGACCTGCGCCTGAAGTACCTGGGGCGCTCGGACAAGGCCCTGTCCGCGGCCAACATCACCTCCAACCGCTTCGCCGTCACCGTGCGCATGTTGACGCAGGAGTCCATCGGACCGCTCAACGTGGCCGCCGCGGAGATCAACCGCCTGGGCGTGGTGAACTACTTCGACAGCCAGCGCTTCGGCTCGCTCAAGCACGGCCAGGGCTTCATCGCCAAGGATCTGCTGCGCGGCGACTTCGAGGCCGCGCTGCACAACTACCTGGCGCGCCCCTCGGAGCTGGATCGCTCGGAGGACGCCAAGGTGAAGGCCTTCTGGCGCGACAACTGGGGCAAGTGGGACGCGCGCGTGCCCTTCGAGGGCAGCCGCAAGTACCACCGCATCCTCAAGTCCCTGCGCGAGCACCCCGGCGACTGGGTGCGCGCCTTCCTGCAGATCGAGGCGGACTACCGCGCGATGCTGCTCTTCACCTACCAGAGCTACCTGTGGAACGAGGGCGTGCGGCGCTACCTCCAGGTGCTGCTGCCGCGCGAGAGCCTCTTCCCGATGAAGTACCAGGCGGGCACCCTGCTCTTCCACCGCGACGCGGACCCCGAGACGCTCAACACCCTGCGCGCCTCCACCTTCCCGCTGCTCGCCCCGGACACCCGCATCGAGGATCCGAAGGTGAAGCAGGCCGTGGACTGGGTGATGGGCCGCGAGAAGCTCTCCTCCTTCGAGGATCTGCGCGTGCGCGAGGCCCCGCGGATGCTCTACTTCAAGCACGAGGAGCGCCCCACCGTCGTCGTGCCGCACAAGCTCGTCATCGGCCGCGTCCAGAACGACGACCTCAACCGGGGCTTCCTCAAGGTCAACATCGCCTTCACCCTGCCCCCCGGCGCCTACGCCACGCTCGTCATCAAGCGGCTCTTCCACTTCGAGTACGAGGAGGAGAGCGCCCAGAAGATCCGCGAGGGCTGGTACACGCCGCCAGAGCGGGACGAGGAGGAGCAGCCAGCACCCCGCGGACCGCGCCGGGCCTCCTCCGGCGAAGCCCGCCCCCCTCGTACCGCGTCCCGGGGCGCCGCGCCCGCCGGCCGGGGAGCCGCCGCCGAAAGCCGGGCCCACCGCCCCTCGCCGCGGGACTCCGCGCTCGCCAAGCTCGCCGCCACGCCCACGGGCCCGGCCGCCCGGCGCTCGCCCGATTCCGCGCCCACCGGCAACCGGCGCGCCCCGGCCCGGGAAGCCGCCGCGCCTCCGCCCGCCCCCACGCCCCCCGCTGGTTTTCGCGAGCGCCAGCGGTTGAAGAAGACCGCCAAGGAGCAGGCCCGTCAGGAGCAGGCCGCCAAACGCCCGGAATCCCGGAAGAAAAAATGATCCCGGCCGCCGCCGTCCCCGGCGGCGCAATCGGGGACGGGCGGGGTCGTAGACCCATGCGTGAACGCACTCGCCTACCCCTCAGCAGTCGTCGCGGACCTCGCCCGGGCCATTGGGATGCAGATGGCGGATGAGGCCGTCGCCCCTTCCTGGAAGGCCGAGGTCCTCGCCGCCCGGCGCGGTGACCCCTCGGCTTTCGAGTCGCTCGTGCGCGGGATGCAGCGCCCCGTGTACGGCCTGGCGCTGCGCCTGCTCGGCAACGAGGCCGAGGCCTCCGAGGTGTCGCAAGAGGCCTTCCTGCGCGCCTATCAGCACCTGCACAAATACGATGAGTCCCGCCCCTTCGATCTCTGGGTGATGGCCATCGCGCGCAACCTCTGCATGGACCTGCTGCGCCGGCGCGGCAAGGTGCGCACCGAGGAGCTCGAGCCGATGAAGGAAGTGCTCGCGAGCGGCGAGGCGTCGCTCGAGGAGGGGGCGATCGCCCGCCAGGAGCGCCAGTCCCTGGAGGCGGCCCTCGCCACCCTGTCCGCCGACGACCGGGAGGTGCTCGCCCTCTACTATGTGCAAAAGCGCACGACGAAGGAGATCGCCCAGGTGTTGGGCTGCGCGCCGGGCACGATCATGGCGCGCCTGTTCCGGGCGCGCGAGAAGCTGCGCAAGAAGATGATTCCCGCCCAGGAGGAGCCGACATGACCGCCACGATCCCGGAGTGCCCGGAGCTCGAGGTGCTCTTCACCGAGCTGGAGGCGGGCGCGGGCCCCGCGCTGGAGCATGCGCGCGAGTGCGAGGTGTGCTCCGCGATCCTCGAGGAGCACCGGCAGTTGGAGAAGGACCTGTACCGGCTGGCGGATCCGGCGCCTCCACCGGACTTCGTGCACCGGGTGATGGCGCGGGTGGCCGCCGAGCCCCCGCCCCTGCACCGCGAGCTGTGGACGGGCCTGTCCATCCTCGCCGCCTCGCTCCTGGTGGGGCTCGGGGTGCTGGTCTCCAACGACGCGGCCCTGAGCGGGGCGGGCACGAGCCTGGCCCGCTTCCTCGTGGATGGCAGGGCCTTCCTCGAGGGCCTGCGCAGCGGGGTGAATGCCCTGTGGAACACGGCGGCGGCCCCCGTCGCCGGCCTGTTCGCCCTGCTCCTGCTCTCCTCCCTGTTCGGCATCAAGCGGCTGGCCGGCAACGGTCCCCAACCTTCCGAAGCGTGAGTGTCGCCATGAAGCTCTCCCCGCCCCTGCTCCTGTCCGCCGCCCTGCTCGCCGCGCCCTTGTCGCTCGCGCAGGCTACCGCCGACGCCCCCTCCCCCACGCTCCAGCTCCAGTTCCGCGGCACCCTGCGCGATGCGATCCAGAAGATCGCCGAGGAGGGCGGCCTCAACGTGGTCATCACCGGCGAGCTGGACACCCCGGCCGACATCCGCCTGAAGAACGTCAGCGC
Above is a window of Cystobacter fuscus DNA encoding:
- the truD gene encoding tRNA pseudouridine(13) synthase TruD, coding for MRIKQKPEDFSVKESYRFDEVASGRYRVYLMDKQKLSTFDAANRLREAFGLKPGSISYCGLKDKQGRTEQLIAVDGADVDMQEPDLRLKYLGRSDKALSAANITSNRFAVTVRMLTQESIGPLNVAAAEINRLGVVNYFDSQRFGSLKHGQGFIAKDLLRGDFEAALHNYLARPSELDRSEDAKVKAFWRDNWGKWDARVPFEGSRKYHRILKSLREHPGDWVRAFLQIEADYRAMLLFTYQSYLWNEGVRRYLQVLLPRESLFPMKYQAGTLLFHRDADPETLNTLRASTFPLLAPDTRIEDPKVKQAVDWVMGREKLSSFEDLRVREAPRMLYFKHEERPTVVVPHKLVIGRVQNDDLNRGFLKVNIAFTLPPGAYATLVIKRLFHFEYEEESAQKIREGWYTPPERDEEEQPAPRGPRRASSGEARPPRTASRGAAPAGRGAAAESRAHRPSPRDSALAKLAATPTGPAARRSPDSAPTGNRRAPAREAAAPPPAPTPPAGFRERQRLKKTAKEQARQEQAAKRPESRKKK
- a CDS encoding NAD(P)/FAD-dependent oxidoreductase, which translates into the protein MKSGETVVIVGAGQAGGELATRLRQQGSEGRIVLVGDEAHLPYQRPPLSKGFLLGKMGRNDLHLKPQATYERFSIELKLGTRVERIERDAHEVLLSEGSRLRYDKLVLATGGRARLLSFPGVDTSRLENVFSLRSIADVEAMHGQFVSGRHLVIIGGGYVGLEVAAAATQLGLRVTVVEAAPRILARVTGPEVSSFIEAIHRGHGVDFRQLAGVQGFELDESQRRVRRAKISHGGGEEAIEADLVLVGIGLVPNTELAAQAGLAVDNGIVVDEYARTSDPSILAIGDCANQPSSYTGTRVRLESVPNALEHARVAAATLMGKQEPSTATPWFWSEQYDLKLQMVGLSTGYERCVTRGSVENRTFSAFYLKDGRILAADVIGRPADFMAARKMVSSRTPVDAQRLADESVPLGQCAV
- a CDS encoding RNA polymerase sigma factor, whose amino-acid sequence is MADEAVAPSWKAEVLAARRGDPSAFESLVRGMQRPVYGLALRLLGNEAEASEVSQEAFLRAYQHLHKYDESRPFDLWVMAIARNLCMDLLRRRGKVRTEELEPMKEVLASGEASLEEGAIARQERQSLEAALATLSADDREVLALYYVQKRTTKEIAQVLGCAPGTIMARLFRAREKLRKKMIPAQEEPT
- a CDS encoding adenylate/guanylate cyclase domain-containing protein; translated protein: MSQGSPPSSKTAGPRGPHLKGRFPDGTTGEFSLGQLTTLGRHPSNTLRLVDREVSKEHATIERVGREYVLRDLGSSNGTFVNGKRVSELKLRDGDEISVGATKLTFYSGESPGVAAPLSSGLGGTSSRSPRVTVVAQSHSVPAFLAQMDQQGPPQNFRPAEQIQELATLKREYEKLRTAYEFHRQVSQQGKQADLFEQILSVSFQLLAADHGVILKAGPDGQFTVPVAVKHRHGRPDNVMVSDTVLQKVAETHKAVLTADAIIDERFSSSESIVAQGIRSAMAVPLLSKGKLEAVLFLDSRQQTNAFSEKDLTILSGISAQAGIALENAALAAQVQNEAITRAELSRFLSRAVAEAVIRGETEDLRQSRLAEVTCLFADIRGFTTLSENESPQEVVSMLNEFFTLMAGVVFRHEGNLDKFIGDCVMAVWGPPSSHPDDAARALRAALEMQDAVDVLNGTRVAAGKRPIEVGIGVNTGQAVVGYMGSNERHEFTAIGDTVNTASRLCGLARGGDVVANDSTVKKAGSGFDVEPLPVTQVKGKEKGVQPYRVLGLEITNTHHD
- a CDS encoding serine/threonine-protein kinase, with translation MTTQDCPNCARTHEVGSFQVGAEVSCACGTRFPVRASRAAAPLTGAEEGLLESTFVGGQLVVPGYELLRVLGRGGMGEVWLARQMSLGRRVAVKVLPPRLAKDPEFVQRFDKEATALATLSHPHIVQIIDRGVAGEHYYFVMEYVEGRSLRDVMRELSPPEALRVALQVARALECAQEKDIIHRDLKPENILVDGRGHVKVADFGLAGIRRPDSTERLTATSVAMGTLNYMAPEQRRDAKNVDGRADLFSLGVMLYEMLTGEVPVGRFRLPSERVPGLDKRVDAVVERLLETEPEARPARASEVCRMLETLVSNVSSTGPALEPLGPERSRLRSGWRRVRAVLSVTGALAVLAYGVRGLSDTPVGLPWGEGKQVVLGRLLRVVPSPKPWPANTHGDLFVSSMQEELADGRVRLGVDFVGGEENVNAHAGTWTLENGQLHAIQGGNDAGGGQLIPRAYLAHRYFSSDDFSAEVLMSASALGRGYPEEADAQHFAELSFRVTGLQVSVYAIPGTGMRLSWRYTTPEGRDVVGNSAQEVEDLVQDETPVPQGAFRVKLQLKRKKDGVEVSAYLNGESAPFAHKYLEGLQGRSAKVALGCRNLVCTFDDLVVRGLQARKETDRSLAETPQE
- a CDS encoding sigma 54-interacting transcriptional regulator encodes the protein MDSPCASLLSLFELPPLPFMATPPDVSQVLLPLGGLVGREVELDAFLQTLVDRIAVTMQADRGTLWLLDPARDELFSRAAHLPEVSQIRVKRGQGVAGSVAQHGEPVNMPTPRGESRFFADIDRLTGYRTTTNLAVPLRDAGGTLYGVLQVLNRRGGERFTEDDVQRLQAIATQVSQALQRTSLYQELQRAKEQPQAPVGYFFNRIIGESEPLKVIYRLIQKAAPTDATVLLRGESGCGKELFARAVHVNGPRRDKPFVKVDCAALPATLIENELFGHEKGAFTGADHRVPGKFEAAEGGTVFIDEIGELPLPVQGKLLRVLQDREFERVGGTQTLKMDVRIVAATNRDLARMVAEGKFREDLYYRIKVVELVLPPLRERGGEDIERLTRHFIASAARRHRLPQPRLNALALERLKRYRWPGNVRELENCIESAVVLSEGEILEEHLPLPKVVDAASSPLATEPRAAEGALGDVLPLAEVEKRHILRVLELVKGNRTAAAKALRIGRNTLGRKLKEYGLSDEG